A single region of the Streptomyces sp. NBC_01803 genome encodes:
- a CDS encoding serine/threonine-protein kinase: MTRGRTRAMDGESGTSGRGTGDEWIVPGYTETRELGAGASGRVVLAVHDATGTPVAIKYLNERYRANETFRTAFRREAETLGALGSPHVAALYEYVEAPRAAAIVMELIDGVTLRTLIREHGPTAPEAALVLLKGSLLGLAAAHTAGVVHRDYKPGNVLVALDGTSKLVDFGIAVPSGFGGTVAGTPRYMAPEQWRGLPTSPATDIYAATATFHECLTGRPPFGGDSTTELMVQHTTAPIPLENVPPGVRGLIQHGMAKDPALRPADATAFLAELEEAATAGYGADWEEGGRRALAALAALLPLLLPRHDMGPGGTTAEAETVLSRPEPSPTAPPAPTGPPLYTPPPVPSPAAPPPGTPLGGAPWRRLVPVGSALLIALLVVLATGLPAQGEKGTVAETAATSSPGPATEDAEPPAPTPEPTETGSSPEPTDEPTAEPTPAAGPTDPVPTPDPTDPVGPTDEPTDPPVTDPCEGITGIRTIDIPRMVYSGESVYTGDVVVTTCTTEEVGVWVEWYAVDEETGETITLEEGSVVYLSAAREYMFTRETINDAYPCYTTVFEVSDDADGDPYAVAEAGGSCDLR; the protein is encoded by the coding sequence ATGACCAGGGGGCGGACGCGGGCGATGGACGGCGAGAGCGGCACGAGCGGCAGAGGCACCGGGGACGAGTGGATCGTTCCCGGCTACACCGAGACCCGGGAGCTGGGCGCGGGCGCCAGCGGCCGGGTCGTCCTGGCCGTCCACGACGCCACCGGCACCCCGGTGGCCATCAAGTACCTCAACGAGCGGTACCGGGCGAACGAGACGTTCCGCACCGCCTTCCGCCGCGAGGCCGAGACGCTCGGCGCGCTCGGCTCCCCGCACGTCGCCGCCCTCTACGAGTACGTCGAGGCGCCGCGCGCCGCCGCGATCGTGATGGAGCTGATCGACGGCGTCACGCTGCGCACCCTGATCCGCGAGCACGGCCCCACCGCTCCCGAGGCGGCGCTCGTCCTCCTCAAGGGCTCCCTGCTGGGCCTGGCCGCCGCCCACACGGCCGGAGTCGTCCACCGCGACTACAAGCCGGGCAATGTGCTGGTCGCCCTCGACGGCACGTCCAAGCTGGTCGACTTCGGCATCGCCGTGCCCAGCGGCTTCGGCGGAACGGTGGCCGGCACCCCCCGGTACATGGCGCCCGAGCAGTGGCGCGGCCTGCCCACCAGCCCGGCCACCGACATCTACGCGGCGACCGCGACGTTCCACGAATGCCTCACCGGGCGCCCGCCGTTCGGCGGCGACAGCACCACCGAGCTGATGGTCCAGCACACCACCGCGCCCATCCCGCTGGAGAACGTGCCGCCGGGCGTGCGGGGTCTGATCCAGCACGGCATGGCCAAGGACCCGGCGCTGCGGCCCGCCGACGCGACCGCGTTCCTGGCGGAGCTGGAGGAGGCGGCCACCGCCGGCTACGGCGCGGACTGGGAGGAGGGCGGCCGGCGCGCGCTCGCGGCCCTCGCCGCGCTGCTCCCGCTGCTGCTCCCCCGCCACGACATGGGCCCGGGCGGGACGACGGCCGAGGCCGAGACGGTCCTGTCCCGGCCCGAGCCCTCGCCCACGGCCCCGCCCGCACCGACCGGCCCGCCCCTCTACACGCCCCCGCCCGTCCCGTCGCCCGCCGCGCCGCCGCCCGGCACCCCACTCGGCGGGGCGCCCTGGCGCCGCCTGGTCCCGGTCGGCAGCGCCCTGCTGATCGCGCTGCTCGTGGTGCTGGCGACGGGGCTTCCGGCGCAGGGCGAGAAGGGCACGGTCGCCGAGACGGCCGCCACCAGCAGCCCCGGCCCGGCCACCGAGGACGCCGAACCCCCGGCCCCGACCCCGGAGCCGACCGAGACCGGCTCCTCTCCCGAGCCCACGGACGAGCCGACCGCCGAGCCGACCCCGGCCGCCGGGCCGACGGACCCCGTTCCCACCCCGGACCCCACCGACCCCGTCGGCCCCACGGACGAGCCGACCGACCCGCCGGTCACCGATCCGTGCGAGGGAATCACGGGAATCAGGACCATCGACATCCCGCGGATGGTCTACTCGGGGGAGAGTGTCTACACCGGCGATGTCGTCGTGACCACCTGCACCACCGAGGAGGTCGGGGTGTGGGTCGAGTGGTACGCGGTGGACGAGGAGACCGGCGAGACGATCACCCTGGAGGAGGGCAGCGTGGTCTACCTCAGCGCCGCGCGGGAGTACATGTTCACCCGGGAGACGATCAACGACGCCTACCCGTGCTACACCACGGTCTTCGAAGTGTCGGACGACGCCGACGGCGACCCCTACGCGGTGGCGGAGGCCGGAGGGAGCTGCGATTTGAGGTGA
- the dapD gene encoding 2,3,4,5-tetrahydropyridine-2,6-dicarboxylate N-succinyltransferase: MTDATSTPSSSGTSRTTGAVAAGLATVDADGTVLDSWFPAPELAAEPGPSGTERLSAERAAELLGDAAPRALGPDPRRGVEVVAVRTVISGLDEKPLDAHDIYLRLHLLSHRLVRPHGLSLDGVFGLLANVAWTSLGPVPAHGVERARLAARAEGAYLTVTSVDKFPRMTDYVVPSGVRIGDADRVRLGAHLATGTTVMHEGFVNFNAGTLGVSMVEGRISAGVVVGDGSDIGGGASIMGTLSGGGKQTVSIGERCLLGAEAGIGISLGDDCVVEAGLYVTAGTRVTLPDGEVVKALKLSGADNLLFRRNSTTGRVEALPRTGHWGGLNSVLHSHN, from the coding sequence ATGACCGACGCAACGTCCACTCCCTCCTCTTCCGGGACCTCCCGCACCACCGGCGCCGTCGCCGCCGGGCTCGCCACCGTTGACGCCGACGGCACCGTGCTCGACAGCTGGTTCCCCGCCCCCGAACTCGCCGCCGAACCCGGACCCTCCGGCACCGAACGGCTGAGCGCGGAGCGCGCCGCCGAGCTGCTCGGCGACGCGGCCCCGCGCGCCCTCGGCCCCGATCCCCGGCGCGGGGTCGAGGTCGTGGCGGTGCGCACGGTCATCTCCGGGCTCGACGAGAAGCCGCTCGACGCGCACGACATCTACCTGCGCCTCCACCTGCTCAGCCACCGCCTGGTCCGCCCGCACGGGCTCAGCCTGGACGGCGTCTTCGGGCTGCTCGCCAACGTCGCCTGGACCAGCCTCGGCCCGGTCCCGGCCCACGGCGTGGAGCGCGCCCGCCTGGCCGCCCGCGCCGAGGGCGCGTACCTGACGGTGACCAGCGTCGACAAGTTCCCCCGGATGACCGACTACGTCGTCCCGTCCGGCGTGCGGATCGGGGACGCCGACCGGGTCCGGCTCGGCGCGCACCTGGCCACCGGCACCACCGTCATGCACGAGGGCTTCGTCAACTTCAACGCGGGCACGCTCGGCGTCTCCATGGTCGAGGGCCGGATCAGCGCGGGCGTCGTGGTCGGGGACGGCTCGGACATCGGCGGCGGCGCGTCCATCATGGGCACGCTGTCGGGCGGCGGGAAGCAGACCGTCTCGATCGGCGAGCGCTGCCTGCTCGGCGCCGAGGCGGGCATCGGCATCTCGCTCGGCGACGACTGCGTGGTGGAGGCCGGCCTGTACGTCACGGCGGGCACGCGCGTCACGCTGCCGGACGGCGAGGTCGTCAAGGCGCTGAAGCTGTCCGGCGCGGACAACCTCCTCTTCCGCCGCAACTCCACGACCGGCCGGGTCGAGGCGCTGCCGCGCACCGGGCACTGGGGCGGTCTCAACTCGGTGCTGCACAGCCACAACTGA
- a CDS encoding nuclease-related domain-containing protein — MSALQVSQWKRYGRDRLYVNLPDGTAVAWFDRQGGFLHVLVAEHRDAALLALAPYLADPLPASLDAPPPPAAVPPSPSPPPLTGLPLTGPGAAGVPGAIGDLAAHRPGEMVRRKLAETGPGPFWHLLLRLLGRRTEADSWHKGLTGERIAGAELARLTRHGWRVLHSIPLARDVDIDHLLIGPGGVFCVNTKHHPGARIWVGDEAVRIGPDTYPYVRKSRAEARRAGKALTRGCGFEVTVRPVLAFVRAERLTVAPSLRDVLAVDVRELAAFRARAGELGTGDVDRVHAVARDPGTWAGA, encoded by the coding sequence GTGAGCGCGTTACAGGTTTCGCAGTGGAAGCGGTACGGCCGTGACCGGCTGTACGTGAACCTGCCGGACGGCACGGCCGTGGCCTGGTTCGACCGGCAGGGCGGGTTCCTGCACGTGCTGGTGGCCGAGCACCGCGACGCCGCGCTGCTGGCGCTCGCGCCCTACCTCGCCGACCCGCTCCCCGCGTCCCTCGACGCGCCGCCGCCCCCGGCCGCCGTTCCCCCGTCCCCGTCCCCGCCCCCGCTGACCGGGCTCCCGCTGACCGGGCCGGGCGCGGCCGGCGTGCCGGGTGCGATCGGCGATCTGGCGGCCCACCGGCCCGGTGAGATGGTCCGGCGCAAGCTGGCGGAGACCGGGCCCGGTCCCTTCTGGCACCTGCTGCTGCGCCTGCTCGGCCGGCGGACGGAGGCCGACTCCTGGCACAAGGGGCTGACCGGCGAACGGATCGCCGGCGCCGAGCTGGCCCGGCTCACCCGGCACGGCTGGCGCGTCCTGCACTCCATACCGCTGGCGCGGGACGTCGACATCGACCACCTGCTCATCGGGCCGGGCGGCGTCTTCTGCGTCAACACCAAGCACCACCCCGGGGCCCGGATCTGGGTGGGCGACGAGGCCGTCCGGATCGGCCCGGACACATATCCGTACGTCCGCAAGAGCCGTGCCGAGGCGCGGCGGGCCGGGAAGGCCCTCACCCGGGGCTGCGGCTTCGAGGTCACCGTGCGGCCGGTCCTGGCGTTCGTCCGGGCGGAACGCCTCACCGTGGCGCCCTCGCTGCGCGACGTGCTCGCCGTGGATGTGCGCGAGCTGGCCGCTTTCCGGGCCCGCGCGGGGGAGTTGGGGACCGGTGACGTGGACCGTGTCCACGCCGTCGCCCGGGACCCCGGCACCTGGGCGGGAGCGTGA
- a CDS encoding EI24 domain-containing protein has protein sequence MRDVMTGLRFMLLGQRWVLTHRRWFGFGLLPALITLVIYAAALILLALWADDIVTWATPFADGWDDLNQAVLRGLFAALLIGGALLSAVLTFTAVTLLIGDPFYEALSEQVEKAEGGPRDSGVEVPWWSDVADSVRVLLRWAVFGVPLFFLGFVPLLGQTVVPAIGVAVTGFFLTIELTSVPMARQGRRLGERMLLFRHRLGLALGFGVPLALLFLIPVVAVVLMPGAVAGATLLSRDLTAYRTLGGTAGHR, from the coding sequence GTGCGCGATGTGATGACGGGGCTGCGGTTCATGCTGCTGGGGCAGCGGTGGGTGCTGACGCACCGGAGGTGGTTCGGCTTCGGGCTGCTGCCCGCGCTGATCACCCTGGTGATCTACGCCGCCGCGCTGATCCTGCTCGCCCTGTGGGCCGACGACATCGTCACCTGGGCCACGCCGTTCGCGGACGGCTGGGACGACCTGAACCAGGCCGTGCTGCGCGGGCTGTTCGCGGCGCTGCTGATCGGCGGCGCGCTGCTGTCGGCCGTGCTGACCTTCACGGCCGTGACGCTGCTGATCGGGGACCCGTTCTACGAGGCGCTGTCGGAGCAGGTGGAGAAGGCCGAGGGCGGCCCGCGCGACAGTGGCGTGGAGGTGCCGTGGTGGAGCGACGTGGCGGACAGCGTCCGGGTGCTGCTGCGCTGGGCGGTGTTCGGCGTGCCGCTGTTCTTCCTCGGCTTCGTGCCGCTGCTGGGGCAGACCGTGGTGCCCGCGATCGGCGTCGCTGTCACCGGCTTCTTCCTGACCATAGAGCTGACCTCGGTGCCGATGGCCCGGCAGGGGCGGCGGCTGGGGGAGCGGATGCTGTTGTTCCGTCACCGGCTGGGCTTGGCACTGGGCTTCGGGGTACCGCTGGCGCTGCTCTTCCTGATCCCGGTGGTCGCCGTCGTCCTGATGCCGGGCGCGGTCGCCGGGGCCACGCTGCTGTCCCGGGACCTCACCGCCTACCGGACGCTGGGCGGCACGGCCGGCCACCGGTGA
- the dapA gene encoding 4-hydroxy-tetrahydrodipicolinate synthase produces the protein MRTGPFGRCAAAMITPFAEDGSLDLPGTQRLAAHLVDRGSCDALVVNGTTGESPTTTDTEKAAVVRAVVEAVGDRASVVAGVGTADTRHTVALARAAETAGAHGLLVVTPYYSRPTQEAIVHHLRTVADGTGLPVMLYDIPARTGTGTALTADSLRLLAGHERIVAVKDCAFDPLKSGLVMADTGLAYYSGSEETNLPLLALGAAGCVSTVANVAGHQVRAALDAFAAGDHGTAARRNAALLPLVNAVMGEVPGTVAVKALFRAAGLPGGPVRGPLLPAGEELTGRLVDALKSVLGSPVWEG, from the coding sequence ATGCGTACCGGACCCTTCGGCCGCTGTGCCGCGGCCATGATCACGCCGTTCGCCGAGGACGGCTCCCTCGACCTGCCCGGAACCCAGCGGCTCGCCGCGCATCTCGTCGACCGGGGCAGCTGTGACGCCCTCGTCGTCAACGGGACCACCGGGGAGTCCCCCACCACCACCGACACCGAGAAGGCCGCCGTGGTCCGGGCCGTGGTCGAGGCGGTCGGGGACCGGGCCTCGGTCGTGGCCGGGGTGGGGACGGCCGACACCCGGCACACCGTCGCCCTGGCCCGCGCCGCCGAGACGGCCGGGGCGCACGGGCTGCTGGTCGTCACGCCGTACTACTCACGGCCCACCCAGGAGGCGATCGTCCACCACCTGCGGACGGTCGCGGACGGCACCGGTCTGCCGGTGATGCTCTACGACATCCCGGCCCGCACCGGCACCGGCACCGCCCTGACGGCCGATTCGCTGCGCCTGCTCGCCGGGCACGAGCGGATCGTGGCGGTCAAGGACTGCGCGTTCGACCCGCTGAAGTCCGGTCTGGTCATGGCCGACACCGGCCTCGCGTACTACTCGGGCAGCGAGGAGACGAACCTGCCGCTGCTCGCCCTCGGCGCCGCCGGGTGCGTCAGCACGGTCGCCAACGTCGCGGGCCACCAGGTGCGGGCGGCGCTGGACGCGTTCGCCGCCGGGGACCACGGGACGGCGGCCCGCCGCAACGCCGCGCTGCTGCCGCTGGTGAACGCCGTGATGGGCGAGGTGCCGGGAACGGTCGCGGTCAAGGCGCTGTTCCGCGCGGCCGGGCTGCCGGGCGGCCCGGTGCGCGGCCCGCTGCTGCCCGCCGGGGAGGAGCTGACGGGCCGGCTGGTCGACGCCCTGAAGTCGGTCCTGGGCTCTCCCGTGTGGGAGGGCTGA
- a CDS encoding DUF6571 family protein: MARSELTTVPTYQEIIEQNFAALDAAATELEAAAEEFGQTADTYRTRVASLPHHDELWVGDSAGAASFRFSQTEGELDAAKAEARSLAGVIRDGRSELLRLRGELEEVAAEIRAEGFGINGDGRVTLNPDWAHDTESDRLERERSAWQGRLDQAVEVVSRADDSLRLALLEVVEGQDGRRAGVFNGGAAASTEEVLADRAEELARRLADGEELSGAELSELNHLLELEADDPQFARSLLEGLGGDGFVSLSARTADQVIGGEGDTRQSFAGLQEHLATALAAGTDVPTLEPGSMEYGQWAQTEEGLFYARFMDELHDAGSAGYAVDSLTQQDVRGYQLLTSLMNTENPDYSQRFLHDLADDIRAAEDPSLGGDEDIWRLRADDLAVDGLDADEQEWFTLDPMDAVLGVMGHQPDVATAYLDPEDGNGRLDYLLDERDWSQLNMPMGTSMVSVPGDMTGLGAALQAATTGVPADQSPTITGLNPTEAGGRIVHEVVEKFSADEGTLIADDGKFATLRPELARMTAAYMGDFQMGISQLTIREESEGFTNLTDLALDDFLGQLGRDAEAHGIVTGAQQAYTALAVDIAINQPREDGISLDGLIESAVSPGAQMAGIMSDARAGAVYDAGIAGAEEYNSRLGTIQEWTGVVLDEAVGLAAERYPLAGPVIEWGVGELSDSIFETLQRDNSEQAAQDAGDTYDEGYQAAIGAAQHAVDLATEGHYAEDSDAPTQLKNAATRTVTAFFGTLIGWDAPEAPQQ; the protein is encoded by the coding sequence ATGGCACGGAGTGAGCTGACCACCGTGCCGACGTATCAAGAGATCATCGAGCAGAACTTCGCCGCGCTGGATGCCGCCGCGACCGAACTCGAAGCCGCCGCTGAAGAGTTCGGTCAGACCGCCGACACCTATCGCACCCGCGTCGCGTCCCTGCCGCACCACGACGAGCTGTGGGTCGGGGACAGCGCGGGAGCCGCGAGCTTCCGGTTCTCCCAGACCGAGGGGGAGTTGGACGCGGCGAAGGCGGAGGCCCGGTCCCTGGCGGGCGTGATCCGGGACGGCCGGTCCGAGTTGCTGCGCCTGCGCGGCGAACTGGAGGAGGTGGCCGCCGAGATCAGGGCCGAGGGTTTCGGGATCAACGGCGACGGCCGGGTCACGCTGAACCCCGACTGGGCCCACGACACCGAGTCGGACCGACTGGAGCGCGAGCGAAGCGCCTGGCAGGGCAGACTCGACCAGGCCGTCGAGGTGGTGTCGCGGGCCGACGACAGCCTGCGGCTGGCGCTGCTGGAGGTCGTGGAGGGGCAGGACGGCCGCCGGGCGGGCGTCTTCAACGGCGGGGCGGCGGCCAGCACCGAGGAGGTGCTGGCCGACCGCGCCGAGGAGCTGGCCCGCCGGCTGGCCGACGGCGAGGAACTGTCGGGCGCGGAGCTGTCGGAGCTGAACCACCTGCTGGAACTGGAGGCCGACGACCCGCAGTTCGCGCGCTCCCTGCTGGAAGGGCTCGGCGGGGATGGCTTCGTGAGCCTGTCGGCCCGGACAGCCGACCAGGTCATCGGCGGCGAGGGCGACACCCGGCAGAGCTTCGCCGGCCTCCAGGAACATCTGGCCACCGCGCTCGCGGCGGGCACCGACGTGCCGACGCTGGAGCCGGGATCCATGGAGTACGGGCAGTGGGCGCAGACCGAGGAGGGGCTGTTCTACGCCCGCTTCATGGACGAGCTGCACGACGCCGGATCGGCCGGCTACGCGGTCGACTCGCTGACCCAGCAGGATGTACGCGGCTACCAGTTGCTCACCAGCCTGATGAACACCGAGAACCCCGACTACTCACAGCGCTTCCTCCACGACCTCGCCGACGACATCCGCGCCGCGGAGGACCCGTCCCTGGGCGGTGACGAGGACATCTGGCGCCTGCGCGCCGACGACCTCGCCGTGGACGGCCTCGACGCGGACGAACAGGAGTGGTTCACCCTCGACCCGATGGACGCCGTCCTCGGCGTGATGGGCCACCAGCCGGATGTCGCCACGGCCTACCTCGATCCCGAGGACGGGAACGGCCGCCTGGACTACCTGCTGGACGAACGCGACTGGTCCCAGCTGAACATGCCCATGGGCACATCCATGGTGAGCGTCCCGGGCGACATGACGGGCCTCGGCGCCGCCCTCCAGGCGGCCACCACGGGCGTCCCGGCCGACCAGAGCCCGACGATCACCGGCCTGAACCCCACGGAGGCCGGCGGCCGGATCGTTCACGAGGTGGTCGAGAAGTTCTCAGCGGACGAGGGCACCCTGATCGCGGACGACGGCAAGTTCGCCACCCTACGCCCGGAACTGGCCCGGATGACGGCCGCGTACATGGGGGACTTCCAGATGGGGATCAGCCAGTTGACGATTCGCGAGGAGTCGGAAGGCTTCACGAATCTCACGGATCTTGCCCTCGATGACTTCCTCGGACAGCTGGGAAGAGACGCGGAGGCCCACGGGATCGTCACCGGGGCCCAGCAGGCGTACACGGCGCTCGCCGTCGACATCGCCATCAACCAGCCGCGGGAGGACGGGATCAGCCTGGACGGTCTCATCGAGAGCGCGGTGTCACCCGGGGCTCAGATGGCGGGCATCATGAGCGACGCACGCGCCGGCGCGGTCTACGACGCGGGCATCGCCGGTGCCGAGGAGTACAACAGCCGGCTGGGAACCATCCAGGAATGGACCGGTGTCGTGCTCGACGAGGCGGTCGGCCTTGCCGCCGAAAGGTACCCGCTCGCGGGTCCGGTGATCGAATGGGGAGTCGGGGAGCTGTCGGACAGCATCTTCGAGACACTTCAGCGGGACAACAGCGAGCAGGCGGCCCAGGATGCCGGAGACACCTACGACGAGGGTTATCAGGCCGCCATCGGCGCGGCCCAGCACGCAGTCGATCTGGCCACCGAGGGCCACTACGCCGAAGACAGCGACGCGCCGACCCAGCTCAAGAACGCGGCGACCAGGACAGTGACCGCGTTCTTCGGCACGCTGATCGGCTGGGACGCACCAGAAGCACCCCAGCAATAG
- a CDS encoding TetR/AcrR family transcriptional regulator: MPRRYDPDRRRRIVDAAVTVVAERGIAGLSHRAVAAAADVPLGSTTYHFADRDELLTAALERINDAWLTRFAALLDAVDPARPPTEALAGALADHLGDCLGPHRADTELAYELYFAGLRRPALRPLAADCVDRMTGLLPRRAVPDGATARALIAAADGMLIHFLLTERPYDPGEARATFARLLTGGGLSGIGTGSHGGAPTR; encoded by the coding sequence ATGCCCCGCCGCTACGATCCCGACCGCAGGCGGCGCATCGTGGACGCGGCGGTCACGGTGGTCGCCGAGCGCGGCATCGCCGGGCTCAGCCACCGGGCCGTGGCCGCCGCCGCCGACGTGCCGCTCGGGTCGACCACCTACCATTTCGCGGACCGCGACGAGCTGCTGACGGCCGCGCTGGAGCGGATCAACGACGCCTGGCTGACCCGTTTCGCCGCCCTGCTGGACGCCGTCGACCCCGCCCGGCCGCCCACCGAGGCGCTGGCCGGCGCGCTGGCCGACCACCTCGGGGACTGCCTCGGTCCGCACCGGGCCGACACCGAGCTGGCGTACGAGCTGTACTTCGCGGGACTGCGCCGGCCCGCTCTGCGGCCCCTCGCCGCCGATTGCGTGGACCGCATGACCGGGCTGCTGCCACGGCGGGCGGTGCCCGACGGGGCGACGGCCCGCGCGCTGATCGCGGCGGCCGACGGGATGCTCATCCACTTCCTGCTGACCGAGCGGCCGTATGATCCCGGCGAGGCGCGGGCGACGTTCGCGCGCCTGCTGACGGGCGGTGGGCTGTCCGGCATCGGGACAGGTTCGCACGGGGGCGCGCCCACCCGTTAG
- a CDS encoding DMT family transporter, whose amino-acid sequence MMYVTLAAAITAEIIGTLLMKQSDGFSRLWPSLGTIGCYLLAFTLLAQTLKAMEVGVAYAIWSGAGTAVVAAIGVLFLGEAASLPKVLGVVLVIGGVALLNLSGAH is encoded by the coding sequence ATGATGTACGTGACGCTGGCCGCCGCGATCACGGCGGAGATCATCGGGACCCTGCTCATGAAACAGAGCGACGGATTCAGCAGGCTCTGGCCGAGCCTGGGCACCATCGGCTGCTATCTGCTGGCCTTCACGCTGCTGGCCCAGACCCTGAAGGCGATGGAGGTCGGCGTCGCCTACGCCATCTGGTCCGGCGCGGGGACGGCGGTCGTCGCCGCCATCGGCGTGCTGTTCCTGGGCGAGGCCGCCTCCCTCCCCAAGGTGCTCGGCGTCGTCCTCGTCATCGGCGGGGTCGCCCTGCTCAACCTCAGCGGGGCCCACTGA
- a CDS encoding SGNH/GDSL hydrolase family protein, with the protein MRSPLRLALAATGLLSMLLAVPTTASAITEDEEPLEYVAMGDSYASLGTASTHYTDPATGCVRATDNYPSRLAEELAPDTFVDVTCAGAVTGGVLNSQLSALTPDTDLVTLTIGGNDIGFGAIAATCGSDSLTNPLGSPCEQRFTTGGTDQLAARIGATAPKIDAVLAGIREHAPHAEIVVVGYLRILPPALGCWPVVPISVGDVPYLNGVQRGLNTMIGERATAAGATFVNPGETTGHDACQLLPWRKWIEGPFPILDAAPMHPTAAGQAHVADLVADTL; encoded by the coding sequence ATGCGCTCGCCCTTGAGACTTGCCCTCGCCGCGACCGGACTGCTCAGCATGCTGCTGGCCGTTCCGACCACGGCGAGCGCCATCACGGAAGACGAAGAGCCCCTGGAATACGTGGCGATGGGCGACTCCTACGCCTCGCTCGGCACGGCCTCCACGCACTACACCGATCCGGCGACCGGCTGCGTCCGGGCCACGGACAACTACCCCTCACGCCTCGCCGAGGAGCTCGCCCCCGACACGTTCGTAGACGTGACCTGCGCGGGCGCGGTCACCGGCGGCGTGCTGAACTCCCAGCTCTCCGCGCTCACCCCGGACACCGACCTGGTCACGCTGACCATAGGCGGCAACGACATAGGCTTCGGCGCGATAGCCGCCACCTGCGGCTCCGACAGTCTGACCAACCCCCTCGGCTCCCCCTGCGAGCAGCGTTTCACCACGGGCGGCACCGACCAGCTCGCCGCCCGCATCGGCGCCACCGCCCCCAAGATCGACGCGGTCCTCGCCGGTATCAGGGAGCACGCGCCGCACGCCGAGATCGTCGTCGTCGGCTACCTGCGCATCCTGCCCCCCGCCCTGGGGTGCTGGCCGGTCGTGCCGATCTCCGTGGGCGACGTCCCCTACCTCAACGGCGTGCAGCGCGGGCTCAACACGATGATCGGCGAACGCGCCACCGCCGCGGGCGCCACCTTCGTCAACCCCGGCGAGACGACCGGCCACGACGCCTGCCAGCTGTTGCCCTGGCGCAAGTGGATCGAGGGCCCCTTCCCCATCCTCGACGCGGCCCCCATGCACCCCACAGCCGCCGGCCAGGCACACGTCGCCGATCTGGTGGCCGACACGCTCTGA